The Camelus ferus isolate YT-003-E chromosome 32, BCGSAC_Cfer_1.0, whole genome shotgun sequence genome window below encodes:
- the MN1 gene encoding transcriptional activator MN1: MFGLDQFEPQINSRNAGQGERNFNEAGLSMNAHFKAPAFHAGGPPGPVDPAMSGLGEPPILGVNMEPYGFHARGHSELHAGGLQAQPVHGFFGGQQPHHGHPGGHHPHQHHPHFGGNFGGPDPGASCLHGGRLLGYGGSASGLGSQPPFAEGYDHMAESQGPESFGPQRPGNLPDFHSSSASGHAVPAPCLPLDQSPNRAASFHGLPASGGSDSHSLEPRRVANQGAVDSLEYNYPAEAPSGHFDMFSPSDSEGQLPHYAAGRQVPGGTFPGASAMPRAAGMVGLSKMHAQQQQQQQQQQQQQQQQQQQQQQQQQQQQQQQQQHSVFFERFGGTRKMPVGLEPGVGSRHPLMQPPQQAPPPPQQQPPQQPQQPPPPPPPPPPGLLVRQNSCPPALPRPQQGEAGTPSGGLQDGGPMLPSQHAQFEYPIHRLENRSMHPYSEPVFNMQHPPPQQAPNQRLQHFDAPPYMNVAKRPRFDFPGSAGVDRCASWNGSMHNGSLDNHLSPSAYSGLPGEFTPPVPDSFPSGPPLQHPAPDHQSLQQQQQQQQQQRQNAALMIKQMASRNQQQRLRQPNLAQIGHTGDVGQGGLVHSGPVGGLAQPNFERESGGAGAGRLGTFEQQAPHLTQESAWFPGPHPPPGDLLPRRMGGSGLPADCGPHDPGLAPPPPPGGSGVLFRGSLQEPLRMPGEGHVPALPSPGLQFGGSLASLGQLQSPGAGVGLPSAPSERRPPPPDFTAPALGGQPGFPFGAANRQATPHSGPGVNSPPSTGGGGGSTGGGGGSGGAYPPQPDFQPSQRTSASKLGALSLGSFNKPSSKDNLFGQSCLAALSTACQNMIASLGAPNLNVTFNKKNPPEGKRKLSQNENDGAAVASNPGSDYFPGGTAPGAPGPGGPSGTSSSGSKPSGPPNPPAQGDGTSLSPNYTLESTSGNDGKPVPGGGGRGRGRRKRDSGHVSPGTFFDKYTAAPDSGGAPGVSPGQQQAPGAAVVGGSSTGEARGAPTPHEKALTSPSWGKGAELLLGDQPDLMGSLDGGAKSDGSSPHVGEFASDEVSTSYANEDEVSSSSDNPPALAKASRSPLVTGSPKLPPRGVGAGEHGPKAPPPPLGLGILSTSTSTPDSYGGGGTPGLEQVRTPTSSSGAPPPDEIHPLEILQAQIQLQRQQFSISEDQPLGLKGGKKGECAVGASGGVQNGDSELGSCCSEAVKSAMSTIDLDSLMAEHSATWYMPADKALVDGPEDDKTLAPWEKAKPQNPNSKEGICAPSVFPSHLVDPRPTPIAGLSCCFGGAMKGESLGFRRAWGLLNAQLRAGYPSFAYTKGSVGGPLPTPLDAAGWILAPQGG; the protein is encoded by the coding sequence ATGTTTGGGCTGGACCAATTCGAGCCCCAGATCAACAGCAGGAACGCTGGCCAGGGCGAGAGGAACTTTAACGAGGCCGGACTAAGCATGAACGCCCACTTTAAGGCCCCGGCTTTCCACGCGGGGGGACCCCCTGGCCCCGTGGACCCTGCCATGAGCGGGCTGGGCGAACCCCCGATCTTGGGCGTGAACATGGAGCCTTACGGCTTTCACGCGCGCGGCCACTCGGAGTTGCACGCGGGGGGGCTGCAGGCGCAGCCGGTGCATGGATTCTTTGGAGGCCAACAGCCTCACCACGGCCACCCGGGAGGTCACCACCCCCACCAGCATCACCCCCACTTCGGGGGCAACTTTGGCGGGCCGGATCCTGGGGCCTCGTGCCTGCATGGAGGTCGTCTGCTCGGCTACGGCGGATCGGCCAGCGGCCTGGGCAGCCAGCCGCCCTTCGCCGAGGGTTATGATCACATGGCGGAGAGCCAGGGGCCGGAGAGCTTCGGCCCGCAGCGACCTGGGAACCTCCCGGACTTCCACAGTTCGAGCGCCTCCGGCCACGCCGTGCCTGCCCCATGCTTGCCGCTGGACCAGAGCCCTAACCGAGCCGCCTCCTTCCATGGCCTGCCTGCCTCCGGCGGGTCTGATTCCCACAGTCTGGAGCCCCGGAGGGTGGCGAACCAAGGAGCCGTCGACTCGCTGGAATACAATTACCCGGCCGAGGCGCCCTCGGGACATTTCGACATGTTTTCCCCCTCCGATTCCGAGGGGCAGCTGCCTCATTATGCAGCGGGTCGTCAAGTTCCCGGGGGCACTTTCCCGGGTGCCTCGGCCATGCCCAGAGCTGCTGGCATGGTGGGCTTATCCAAAATGCacgcccagcagcagcagcagcagcagcagcaacagcaacagcagcagcagcagcagcagcagcagcagcagcagcagcagcagcagcagcagcagcagcagcagcacagcgTGTTCTTCGAGAGGTTCGGAGGGACCCGCAAGATGCCAGTGGGTCTGGAGCCTGGAGTAGGTTCCAGGCACCCGTTAATGCAGCCTCCCCAGCAGGCCCCGCCGCCCCCTCAGCAGCAGCCCCCGCAGCAGCcacagcagccgccgccgccgccgccgccgccgccgcctgggcTTCTGGTCCGACAAAATTCGTGCCCGCCTGCGCTCCCGCGGCCCCAGCAGGGCGAGGCGGGCACGCCCAGCGGCGGCCTGCAGGACGGGGGCCCCATGCTGCCAAGTCAACACGCGCAGTTCGAGTACCCTATCCACCGGCTGGAGAACCGGAGCATGCACCCTTATTCCGAGCCTGTATTCAACATGCAGCACCCTCCACCGCAGCAGGCGCCCAACCAGCGGCTGCAGCATTTCGACGCACCCCCCTACATGAATGTGGCCAAGAGGCCGCGCTTTGACTTCCCGGGCAGCGCGGGAGTGGACCGCTGCGCTTCGTGGAACGGCAGCATGCACAACGGCTCTCTGGACAACCACCTTTCGCCCTCCGCCTACTCGGGCCTACCCGGCGAGTTCACGCCACCTGTGCCCGACAGCTTCCCCTCGGGGCCACCCTTGCAGCATCCGGCCCCGGACCACCAgtccctgcagcagcagcagcaacagcaacagcagcaacgCCAAAATGCTGCCCTCATGATCAAGCAGATGGCGTCGCGGAATCAGCAGCAGCGGCTGCGCCAGCCCAACCTGGCCCAGATAGGCCACACCGGAGACGTGGGCCAGGGCGGCCTGGTACACAGCGGCCCAGTGGGTGGCTTGGCCCAGCCGAACTTTGAGCGCGAAAGCGGCGGCGCGGGCGCCGGGCGCCTGGGCACGTTCGAGCAGCAGGCTCCGCACTTGACGCAGGAGAGTGCGTGGTTCCCAGGTCCGCACCCACCGCCGGGTGACCTGCTGCCCCGCAGGATGGGAGGCTCAGGCCTGCCCGCTGACTGCGGCCCGCACGACCCCGGACTGGCGCCGCCCCCTCCGCCTGGTGGCTCGGGGGTGCTGTTCCGGGGCTCTCTGCAGGAGCCGCTAAGGATGCCCGGAGAGGGCCATGTGCCTGCgctgccctcccctggcctgcAGTTCGGGGGCAGCCTGGCCAGCCTGGGCCAACTGCAGTCgcccggggctggggtggggctgcccaGCGCACCCTCCGAGCGCCGGCCCCCGCCGCCTGATTTCACAGCGCCCGCACTCGGAGGCCAGCCTGGCTTCCCGTTCGGCGCAGCGAACCGGCAGGCCACGCCGCACAGCGGCCCAGGCGTGAACTCGCCCCCGAGCacgggcgggggcggcggcagcacaggcggcggcggcggcagcgggggCGCATACCCGCCGCAGCCTGATTTTCAGCCTAGCCAGCGCACCTCGGCCAGTAAGCTGGGCGCACTCTCACTGGGCTCCTTCAACAAGCCTAGCTCCAAGGACAACCTGTTCGGCCAGAGTTGCCTGGCTGCACTTTCCACCGCCTGCCAGAACATGATCGCCAGCCTCGGGGCTCCCAACCTCAACGTGACCTTCAACAAGAAGAACCCGCCCGAGGGCAAGAGGAAACTGAGCCAGAACGAGAACGACGGTGCGGCGGTGGCCAGCAACCCAGGATCGGATTACTTCCCGGGAGGGACtgctcctggggccccagggcccGGAGGCCCGTCGGGGACCAGTAGCAGCGGTTCCAAACCCTCCGGGCCGCCTAATCCGCCCGCCCAGGGGGACGGCACCAGCCTCTCCCCCAACTACACCCTGGAATCAACGTCGGGGAACGATGGCAAGCCGGTCCCCGGGGGAGGCGGCCGGGGCCGGGGTCGCAGAAAAAGGGACAGTGGTCACGTGAGCCCCGGGACCTTCTTCGACAAGTACACGGCGGCGCCGGACAGCGGGGGCGCGCCTGGGGTGAGCCCAGGGCAACAGCAGGCTCCAGGAGCAGCCGTCGTCGGGGGAAGCTCCACGGGCGAGGCACGCGGGGCGCCTACGCCTCACGAGAAAGCGCTCACCTCGCCGTCGTGGGGGAAGGGGGCCGAGTTGCTCCTGGGGGACCAGCCGGACCTTATGGGGTCCCTGGACGGTGGGGCCAAGTCGGACGGTAGTTCCCCGCACGTGGGCGAATTCGCCTCGGACGAGGTGAGCACCAGCTACGCCAACGAGGACGAGGTGTCATCCAGCTCCGATaatcccccagccctggccaaaGCGAGTAGGAGCCCCCTGGTGACAGGCTCGCCCAAACTCCCTCCCCGTGGGGTGGGCGCGGGGGAACATGGACCgaaggcacccccacccccgcttggCCTGGGCATCTTGTCTACCTCTACCTCGACCCCTGACAGCTACGGCGGCGGGGGCACACCGGGCCTGGAGCAGGTCCGGACCCCGACGAGCAGCAGCGGTGCACCGCCACCCGACGAGATCCACCCACTGGAGATTCTCCAGGCACAGATCCAGCTGCAGAGGCAGCAGTTCAGCATCTCTGAGGACCAGCCCCTAGGGCTCAAGGGTGGCAAGAAGGGTGAGTGTGCCGTCGGGGCCTCCGGCGGCGTGCAGAATGGCGACAGTGAGCTGGGCAGCTGCTGCTCCGAGGCGGTCAAGAGCGCCATGAGCACCATCGATCTGGACTCGCTGATGGCAGAGCACAGCGCCACCTGGTACATGCCGGCTGACAAGGCTTTGGTGGACGGCCCAGAGGACGACAAGACGCTGGCGCCCTGGGAGAAGGCCAAACCCCAGAACCCCAACAGCAAAGAAGGTATATGCGCTCCTTCCGTGTTCCCTTCTCACCTGGTGGATCCCCGCCCCACCCCTATTGCAGGCCTTAGCTGTTGCTTTGGAGGTGCTATGAAAGGGGAGTCCCTTGGGTTCAGGAGGGCATGGGGCCTTCTTAATGCCCAGCTCAGAGCTGGGTACCCTTCCTTTGCTTACACCAAGGGCTCTGTGGGCggaccccttcccaccccccttgaTGCTGCAGGGTGGATTCTAGCTCCACAGGGTGGTTAA